One Tetrapisispora phaffii CBS 4417 chromosome 2, complete genome genomic region harbors:
- the CIT2 gene encoding citrate (Si)-synthase CIT2 (similar to Saccharomyces cerevisiae CIT2 (YCR005C) and CIT1 (YNR001C); ancestral locus Anc_1.422) gives MSSIVLTNSKKYLLNNTKNNYLINLSINSLRNYTNSEKTLKERFAEIFPEKQQEIKDFKKNYGHVVIDSVKLEQAYGGMRGIKGLVWEGSVLDPEEGIKFRGRTIPEIQKQLPKAVGGQEPLPEAIFWLLLTGEIPNEAQVKAFSADLASRSELPEHVVKLLDNLPKNLHPMAQFSMAVTALESESKFAKAYAQGVSKKDYWNYTFEDSLDLLGKLPMIASKIYRNVFKDGKIASIDPNADYGKNLANLLGFQNNDFVDLMRLYLTIHSDHEGGNVSAHTTHLVGSALSSPYLSLSAGLNGLAGPLHGRANQEVLEWLFKLREEVKGDYSKETIEKYLWDTLNSGRVVPGYGHAVLRKTDPRYTAQREFALKHFPDYELFKLVSTIYEVAPKVLTKHGKTKNPWPNVDSHSGVLLQYYGLTEASFYTVLFGVARAFGVLPQLITDRAVGLSIERPKSFSTEKYRDLVKSIITKN, from the coding sequence ATGTCATCAATCGTATTAAcgaattcaaaaaaatatttacttaataatacaaaaaataattatttaattaatttatcaattaattctttACGTAATTATACAAACTCAGAGAAAACTTTAAAAGAGAGGTTTGCTGAAATATTTCCTGAAAAGCAACAAGAAAtcaaagattttaaaaaaaattatggTCATGTTGTAATCGATTCAGTTAAATTAGAACAGGCTTATGGTGGTATGAGAGGTATCAAAGGTCTGGTCTGGGAAGGTTCTGTATTGGATCCGGAAGAAGGTATTAAATTCAGAGGTAGAACTATCCCAGAGATCCAAAAACAATTACCAAAAGCTGTTGGTGGTCAAGAACCTTTACCAGAAGCTATCTTTTGGTTATTGTTAACTGGTGAAATCCCAAATGAAGCACAAGTCAAAGCTTTTTCGGCAGATTTGGCTTCAAGATCCGAATTACCAGAACATGtagttaaattattagacaatttaccaaaaaatttacatcCAATGGCACAGTTTTCAATGGCTGTCACTGCTTTGGAGTCTGAATCTAAATTCGCAAAAGCTTATGCACAGGGTGTATCAAAGAAAGATTATTGGAATTATACTTTTGAGGATTCATTGGATTTACTAGGTAAATTACCAATGATTGCTTCAAAAATTTACCGTAATGTCTTTAAAGATGGTAAAATTGCATCCATTGATCCAAATGCGGACTATGGTAAAAACTTGGCAAATCTGTTAGGTTTccaaaataatgattttgtTGATTTGATGAGATTATATTTAACCATCCATTCAGACCATGAAGGTGGTAATGTCTCTGCCCACACTACTCATTTAGTTGGTTCTGCTTTATCTTCACCATACCTTTCACTATCTGCTGGTTTGAACGGTTTAGCAGGTCCTTTGCATGGTAGAGCAAATCAAGAAGTCTTGGAATggttatttaaattaagaGAAGAAGTTAAAGGTgattattcaaaagaaactATCGAAAAGTATTTATGGGATACTTTGAATTCAGGTAGAGTTGTACCAGGTTATGGTCATGCTGTTTTAAGAAAAACTGATCCACGTTATACCGCACAAAGAGAATTTGCTTTAAAACATTTCCCAGATTatgaattattcaaattggTTTCTACTATTTATGAAGTAGCTCCAAAAGTCTTGACAAAACATGGTAAGACAAAGAACCCATGGCCAAATGTCGACTCTCATTCTGGTGTTCTATTACAATATTATGGTTTAACTGAAGCTTCATTCTATACTGTATTATTCGGTGTCGCTAGAGCTTTCGGTGTTTTACCACAATTAATCACTGATAGAGCAGTAGGTTTATCTATTGAAAGACCAAAATCTTTCTcaactgaaaaatatagaGATTTGgttaaatcaattataaCTAAAAactaa
- the TPHA0B03830 gene encoding uncharacterized protein (similar to Saccharomyces cerevisiae YCP4 (YCR004C); ancestral locus Anc_1.421) yields the protein MVRIAIISYSLYGHTEKIALAIQRSIINAGGSADLYRVDETLPDEVLQKMKAPPKTTSIPIASTDVLLNYDAFLFGVPTRFGTCSAQWSTFWDRTGGIWAKGSLNGKAAAFFVSSASIGGGQESTVKSCLNYLVHHGMIFIPLGYNQCFSELANITETHGGSPWGAGTLAGADGSRFPSELELRIASIQGKTFYEIVKNIYDDSEVTNKGANIPKTEGNNTQANKKTLKQVNVDKKNKKKSNCTIS from the coding sequence atggtTAGGATAGcaataatttcatattcTTTGTATGGGCATACTGAGAAAATTGCCCTAGCAATTCAAAGAAGTATTATTAATGCTGGTGGTTCTGCTGATTTATATCGTGTAGATGAAACATTACCTGATGAGGttttacaaaaaatgaaagCTCCACCAAAAACTACATCAATACCAATCGCATCCACAGATGTTCTACTCAATTATGACGCCTTCTTATTTGGTGTTCCCACAAGGTTTGGAACTTGCTCTGCACAATGGAGCACTTTTTGGGACCGTACAGGAGGAATTTGGGCAAAGGGGAGTTTGAATGGTAAAGCGGCTGCTTTCTTTGTGAGCAGCGCTTCTATTGGAGGTGGTCAAGAGAGTACCGTTAAAAGTTGcttaaattatttagttCATCATGGTATGATTTTTATACCATTAGGATATAATCAATGTTTTTCTGAGTTAGCAAACATTACAGAAACCCACGGTGGCTCTCCATGGGGAGCGGGTACCTTAGCTGGTGCAGATGGATCCAGATTTCCTTCAGAACTAGAGCTGAGAATTGCAAGTATCCAAGGCAAAACATTTTACGAGATtgtcaaaaatatatatgacGACAGCGAAGTCACAAATAAAGGAGCTAATATTCCTAAAACTGAAGGTAACAATACGCAAGCTAATAAAAAAACCTTAAAACAAGTTAATGTTGAcaaaaaaaacaagaaaaaatcTAATTGTACAATTTCATGA
- the CBF5 gene encoding pseudouridine synthase CBF5 (similar to Saccharomyces cerevisiae CBF5 (YLR175W); ancestral locus Anc_1.397), with amino-acid sequence MSQDYVIKPESVAPSSETSEWPLLLKNYDKLLVRSGHYTPIPSGSAPLKRDLKSYISSGVINLDKPSNPSSHEVVAWIKRILRCEKTGHSGTLDPKVTGCLIVCVDRATRLVKSQQGAGKEYVCIVRLHDALKDEKELGRGLENLTGALFQRPPLISAVKRQLRVRTIYDSNLIEFDNKRNLGVFWASCEAGTYMRTLCVHLGMLLGVGGHMQELRRVRSGALGESDNMVTLHDVMDAQWVYDNTRDESYLRKIIQPLETLLVGYKRIVVKDSAVNAVCYGAKLMIPGLLRYEEGIELYDEVVLMTTKGEAIAVAIAQMSTVDLASCDHGVVATVKRCIMERDLYPRRWGLGPIAQKKKQMKADGKLDKFGRVNENTPAEWKKEYVPLDKSEGASTSTETVKEEKPLIKEVEKKEVKKEEKKEEKKEDKKEKKEKKEKKEKKEKKEKKEKKEKKEKKEKKRKAEDNSENDDKKKKKSE; translated from the coding sequence ATGTCTCAAGATTACGTTATTAAACCAGAATCAGTTGCTCCATCTTCTGAAACCAGCGAATGGCCTCTACTATTAAAAAACTACGATAAGTTATTGGTCAGAAGCGGCCATTACACACCAATTCCTTCAGGTAGTGCTCCTTTGAAGAGAGATTTGAAATCTTACATCAGTTCCGGTGTGATCAACTTGGACAAACCATCCAACCCATCTTCTCATGAAGTTGTTGCTTGGATTAAGCGTATTCTACGTTGTGAAAAAACTGGTCACTCTGGTACTTTAGATCCTAAAGTTACGGGTTGTTTGATCGTTTGTGTTGACAGGGCCACTAGATTGGTCAAATCTCAACAAGGTGCTGGTAAGGAGTATGTATGTATTGTCAGATTACATGATGCCTTAAAGGATGAAAAAGAGTTGGGTCGTGGTTTAGAAAACTTGACTGGTGCTTTATTCCAAAGACCACCTTTAATTTCTGCTGTTAAGCGTCAATTGCGTGTTCGTACAATTTATGATTCTAATTTAATAGAATTTGACAACAAGAGAAACTTAGGTGTTTTCTGGGCTTCTTGTGAAGCTGGTACTTACATGCGTACATTATGTGTTCATTTAGGTATGCTACTAGGTGTCGGTGGTCACATGCAAGAATTACGTCGTGTTAGATCGGGTGCTTTAGGTGAAAGTGATAACATGGTCACTTTACATGATGTTATGGACGCTCAATGGGTTTATGACAATACTAGAGATGAATCTTActtaagaaaaattattcaacCACTAGAAACTTTATTGGTTGGTTACAAGAGAATTGTTGTTAAAGATTCTGCTGTTAACGCTGTTTGTTATGGTGCTAAATTAATGATTCCAGGTTTATTACGTTACGAAGAAGGTATCGAATTATACGATGAAGTTGTTTTAATGACCACCAAAGGTGAAGCCATTGCTGTTGCCATTGCCCAAATGTCTACTGTTGATTTAGCTTCTTGCGACCATGGTGTTGTTGCTACAGTTAAGAGATGTATCATGGAAAGAGATCTATACCCAAGAAGATGGGGTTTAGGTCCAATTGCtcaaaagaagaagcaAATGAAGGCTGATGGTAAACTAGATAAGTTCGGTCGTGTTAACGAAAACACCCCAGCTGAATGGAAAAAAGAATATGTCCCATTAGATAAGTCCGAAGGTGCCTCTACCTCAACAGAAACTGTCAAAGAAGAGAAACCTTTAATCAAGGAAGTTGAAAAGAAGGAAGTGAAGaaggaagaaaaaaaggaagaaaagaaggaagataagaaagagaagaagGAGAAGAAGGAGAAGAAGGAGAAGAAGGAGAAGAAGGAGAAGAAggagaagaaagaaaagaaggagaagaaggaaaagaagagaaaggCAGAAGATAATAGTGAGAATGATgacaagaagaagaagaagtcAGAATAG